The Primulina tabacum isolate GXHZ01 chromosome 16, ASM2559414v2, whole genome shotgun sequence genome window below encodes:
- the LOC142528830 gene encoding uncharacterized protein LOC142528830 isoform X1, whose amino-acid sequence MELVQISSLPKRPFRSPPPLSSYQSTNCRRRLRIWYFSEMSCSILRSLLRSSSCSICGFTKPISTSSWWNRYNGYENYTRTLFLQKANGKGWPGIRAYPRRYNLVLSSNCSTVSSSGNDSSLNASGGREYLIMSDEQLMSHCEMDTFKASGPGGQHRNKRESAVRLKHIPTGIISQAVEDRSQHKNRESALRRLHKILAVKVRNSVELDTYVPPLELIQILPAKSSLRGSENGPQIGPNNPKFALGMQALLDLIFAVEGSVSDAAKKLGLSTGALSRLILSDDSLRMAVNEFRVSKGLRRLK is encoded by the exons ATGGAATTAGTCCAGATCTCTTCCCTACCGAAACGTCCCTTCCGGTCACCTCCGCCCCTGAGCAGCTATCAATCCACCAACTGTCGCCGCCGCCTGAGGATTTGGTATTTCTCAGAG ATGTCTTGTTCGATTCTGAGATCGTTGTTGAGATCCTCAAGTTGTAGTATTTGTGGTTTTACGAAGCCTATTTCGACAAGTTCTTGGTGGAATCGTTATAACGGTTATGAAAATTATACAAGGACCCTCTTTCTGCAGAAAGCAAATGGAAAGGGGTGGCCAGGAATCAGGGCTTATCCACGAAGATATAATTTGGTGTTATCCTCTAACTGTAGCACTGTTTCTTCAAGTGGTAATGACAGTAGCTTAAACGCAAGTGGAGGCAGAGAGTATCTAATAATGAGCGATGAGCAGCTTATGAGCCATTGTGAGATGGATACTTTTAAAGCATCAGGCCCAGGGGGACAGCACCGGAACAAACGTGAGTCTGCTGTGCGTCTGAAGCATATTCCAACCGGCATTATTTCTCAG GCCGTTGAAGATAGATCGCAGCACAAAAACCGAGAGTCGGCCCTCCGTCGATTGCATAAGATTTTAGCTGTTAAAG TAAGGAACTCGGTGGAACTTGATACATATGTACCTCCTTTGGAACTCATTCAAATCCTTCCTGCGAAGTCCTCTTTGCGAGGATCTGAAAATGGTCCTCAGATTGGACCAAATAATCCCAAATTTGCTTTG GGAATGCAGGCTTTGCTCGACCTGATTTTTGCAGTCGAGGGCTCAGTTTCAGATGCTGCAAAGAAATTAGG GTTGAGCACGGGGGCTTTATCACGTTTGATATTATCTGATGACTCTCTACGAATGGCTGTCAATGAGTTCAGAGTTTCCAAG GGTCTGAGGCGACTCAAGTAG
- the LOC142528830 gene encoding uncharacterized protein LOC142528830 isoform X3, translating into MSCSILRSLLRSSSCSICGFTKPISTSSWWNRYNGYENYTRTLFLQKANGKGWPGIRAYPRRYNLVLSSNCSTVSSSGNDSSLNASGGREYLIMSDEQLMSHCEMDTFKASGPGGQHRNKRESAVRLKHIPTGIISQAVEDRSQHKNRESALRRLHKILAVKVRNSVELDTYVPPLELIQILPAKSSLRGSENGPQIGPNNPKFALGMQALLDLIFAVEGSVSDAAKKLGLSTGALSRLILSDDSLRMAVNEFRVSKGLRRLK; encoded by the exons ATGTCTTGTTCGATTCTGAGATCGTTGTTGAGATCCTCAAGTTGTAGTATTTGTGGTTTTACGAAGCCTATTTCGACAAGTTCTTGGTGGAATCGTTATAACGGTTATGAAAATTATACAAGGACCCTCTTTCTGCAGAAAGCAAATGGAAAGGGGTGGCCAGGAATCAGGGCTTATCCACGAAGATATAATTTGGTGTTATCCTCTAACTGTAGCACTGTTTCTTCAAGTGGTAATGACAGTAGCTTAAACGCAAGTGGAGGCAGAGAGTATCTAATAATGAGCGATGAGCAGCTTATGAGCCATTGTGAGATGGATACTTTTAAAGCATCAGGCCCAGGGGGACAGCACCGGAACAAACGTGAGTCTGCTGTGCGTCTGAAGCATATTCCAACCGGCATTATTTCTCAG GCCGTTGAAGATAGATCGCAGCACAAAAACCGAGAGTCGGCCCTCCGTCGATTGCATAAGATTTTAGCTGTTAAAG TAAGGAACTCGGTGGAACTTGATACATATGTACCTCCTTTGGAACTCATTCAAATCCTTCCTGCGAAGTCCTCTTTGCGAGGATCTGAAAATGGTCCTCAGATTGGACCAAATAATCCCAAATTTGCTTTG GGAATGCAGGCTTTGCTCGACCTGATTTTTGCAGTCGAGGGCTCAGTTTCAGATGCTGCAAAGAAATTAGG GTTGAGCACGGGGGCTTTATCACGTTTGATATTATCTGATGACTCTCTACGAATGGCTGTCAATGAGTTCAGAGTTTCCAAG GGTCTGAGGCGACTCAAGTAG
- the LOC142528830 gene encoding uncharacterized protein LOC142528830 isoform X2, translating to MELVQISSLPKRPFRSPPPLSSYQSTNCRRRLRIWYFSEMSCSILRSLLRSSSCSICGFTKPISTSSWWNRYNGYENYTRTLFLQKANGKGWPGIRAYPRRYNLVLSSNCSTVSSSGNDSSLNASGGREYLIMSDEQLMSHCEMDTFKASGPGGQHRNKRESAVRLKHIPTGIISQAVEDRSQHKNRESALRRLLRNSVELDTYVPPLELIQILPAKSSLRGSENGPQIGPNNPKFALGMQALLDLIFAVEGSVSDAAKKLGLSTGALSRLILSDDSLRMAVNEFRVSKGLRRLK from the exons ATGGAATTAGTCCAGATCTCTTCCCTACCGAAACGTCCCTTCCGGTCACCTCCGCCCCTGAGCAGCTATCAATCCACCAACTGTCGCCGCCGCCTGAGGATTTGGTATTTCTCAGAG ATGTCTTGTTCGATTCTGAGATCGTTGTTGAGATCCTCAAGTTGTAGTATTTGTGGTTTTACGAAGCCTATTTCGACAAGTTCTTGGTGGAATCGTTATAACGGTTATGAAAATTATACAAGGACCCTCTTTCTGCAGAAAGCAAATGGAAAGGGGTGGCCAGGAATCAGGGCTTATCCACGAAGATATAATTTGGTGTTATCCTCTAACTGTAGCACTGTTTCTTCAAGTGGTAATGACAGTAGCTTAAACGCAAGTGGAGGCAGAGAGTATCTAATAATGAGCGATGAGCAGCTTATGAGCCATTGTGAGATGGATACTTTTAAAGCATCAGGCCCAGGGGGACAGCACCGGAACAAACGTGAGTCTGCTGTGCGTCTGAAGCATATTCCAACCGGCATTATTTCTCAG GCCGTTGAAGATAGATCGCAGCACAAAAACCGAGAGTCGGCCCTCCGTCGATTGC TAAGGAACTCGGTGGAACTTGATACATATGTACCTCCTTTGGAACTCATTCAAATCCTTCCTGCGAAGTCCTCTTTGCGAGGATCTGAAAATGGTCCTCAGATTGGACCAAATAATCCCAAATTTGCTTTG GGAATGCAGGCTTTGCTCGACCTGATTTTTGCAGTCGAGGGCTCAGTTTCAGATGCTGCAAAGAAATTAGG GTTGAGCACGGGGGCTTTATCACGTTTGATATTATCTGATGACTCTCTACGAATGGCTGTCAATGAGTTCAGAGTTTCCAAG GGTCTGAGGCGACTCAAGTAG
- the LOC142528830 gene encoding uncharacterized protein LOC142528830 isoform X4 has protein sequence MELVQISSLPKRPFRSPPPLSSYQSTNCRRRLRIWYFSEKANGKGWPGIRAYPRRYNLVLSSNCSTVSSSGNDSSLNASGGREYLIMSDEQLMSHCEMDTFKASGPGGQHRNKRESAVRLKHIPTGIISQAVEDRSQHKNRESALRRLHKILAVKVRNSVELDTYVPPLELIQILPAKSSLRGSENGPQIGPNNPKFALGMQALLDLIFAVEGSVSDAAKKLGLSTGALSRLILSDDSLRMAVNEFRVSKGLRRLK, from the exons ATGGAATTAGTCCAGATCTCTTCCCTACCGAAACGTCCCTTCCGGTCACCTCCGCCCCTGAGCAGCTATCAATCCACCAACTGTCGCCGCCGCCTGAGGATTTGGTATTTCTCAGAG AAAGCAAATGGAAAGGGGTGGCCAGGAATCAGGGCTTATCCACGAAGATATAATTTGGTGTTATCCTCTAACTGTAGCACTGTTTCTTCAAGTGGTAATGACAGTAGCTTAAACGCAAGTGGAGGCAGAGAGTATCTAATAATGAGCGATGAGCAGCTTATGAGCCATTGTGAGATGGATACTTTTAAAGCATCAGGCCCAGGGGGACAGCACCGGAACAAACGTGAGTCTGCTGTGCGTCTGAAGCATATTCCAACCGGCATTATTTCTCAG GCCGTTGAAGATAGATCGCAGCACAAAAACCGAGAGTCGGCCCTCCGTCGATTGCATAAGATTTTAGCTGTTAAAG TAAGGAACTCGGTGGAACTTGATACATATGTACCTCCTTTGGAACTCATTCAAATCCTTCCTGCGAAGTCCTCTTTGCGAGGATCTGAAAATGGTCCTCAGATTGGACCAAATAATCCCAAATTTGCTTTG GGAATGCAGGCTTTGCTCGACCTGATTTTTGCAGTCGAGGGCTCAGTTTCAGATGCTGCAAAGAAATTAGG GTTGAGCACGGGGGCTTTATCACGTTTGATATTATCTGATGACTCTCTACGAATGGCTGTCAATGAGTTCAGAGTTTCCAAG GGTCTGAGGCGACTCAAGTAG